The Hordeum vulgare subsp. vulgare chromosome 7H, MorexV3_pseudomolecules_assembly, whole genome shotgun sequence DNA window GGTAATTTCTTGGACCGAGACAGACATATAACAATAGCAGATGCATTTAAACTGACGTGTTGTATGTGTTGATTTTCAAATTGATGTTATATGTGTTGATTTATAAATTGATGCACTTGAACATTGAATCGAAATTAAAGTGAAAAAGAATCATTTATCCATTAAACTCATATTGCGTTCATatttatttcaatctcatttgttGAAAAACAAGATGACGATATTTTTTGTCGATGCCCAAAACAGGAGTGTCTACGCATATAGGACGCACGGACGAAGCAACCTGTGGATCAGGTACTCTTTTGTATCATCATATTAGTTTTTGTCATATTTTATCTATTTTGTCCGACCGCTCAACATTAAGTATCAGTTCTACTCATATTGTGTATATGAGCAAATATTTGGATTCTTTAGCATGAGCAAATATTTGGATTCTTTAGTTATATTTATATGATTTAAAGAAAAAATTGAGGCTGGAATTTAAAGCTCGCCCCAGGCCCCCAAATTCCTGGAGACGGCCCTGGATTCTCGTCATCTCCGACTCAAGCTTTCTAGAACGCCTATTTGTAGCATTATCGATCTTCGGTTGCAGCTTTTAGTGTTGCACAATGGCTGATCCAACTTTTGTCATCTCTGATCGTAGCTTTTCTCGTCATCGGTTCTTTGATCGTAGCTTTTCTGGTCTCCAACACCGATACCATCGGCTGCGGCAGAGCGGACAGATGTGAGCAATGGCTGACGATGAAGAATGGGAAGAGATAAGGGAAGACGAAGATGGGAGACAAATTGTACAGAAAAGGTAAGAGATTAGTATGGGACCGGCCCGAGCGTTTCGTCCGACGTTCCCAAACGttttctttttatatttttttctttttagacGATTTTCTCTGATTTGTTTGTTTGacacatcatcttcttcttcttttgttggaaTCGTTGCCGTTTTACGGAcgtaaccaagttcaaagcatccAAATACAATCCCGAGGTTTGTTCGAGCATTTATTGCCGTGATGGGCAAAGTCGGACCCTCAAACTTTTGTGAATGCGTTCAAACGCGTCTGCAGGCATTGATCAATCAGTCTTAAATTTTCACGTACACATCCAGATACCTCATACTGGAAATCTGAAGTCCGTATAAAAGCATGCAAAGATAAAGATTCATGTCCTAGTCCTTATCGGAAATGTCGACTATCTTCGTGCCCGGCTACGGGTACATGGACGGCAGCTGTAGGTCatgcccctgtggctcctctgtatCCTCCACATCGACTTCCGCATCCATCTACGCGGTCGAATTTCATGAAAAGAGCGTCGCTCGCCGCCCGCTCCTGTCGGATGAAGCGTCGGTTGGCCTCCACATAGGCCTCATCCTGGATGGACTCTAAAATGGCCTGCTACTCCGCCATCTCCTCTTCTTGAGCGGCGACGAACCCACGTCGGTCTGACATTGTGGACCGTGTTTTCGATCGATTTCGCGTGGGTTCACGGCGTCAGACCGACGTGGTTTATGCGGCTGGAAGGCCTATTTAAGGCGCCCGTCTAGTTTCCTTTTTTGTTATTGATCAGTGACCGGACGTCCTGTCCGGACGTTTAAGACGGGTTTGTGAGAtccagcagtagatgctcttaaaCCAAGTGTTGCACAAAACCTGACGACAACCTTCCCTAGCAAGGTGGTGTGCCGCCGTGTTGGCTGCTCGTCGAACCCACGTGCGCGCTGAATGGAGTAGAAAACTTGATCTACCAGCTATAGGGCCATAGAGGGGCATGTCCATCTCCACAGAATAGATCTTGTTAACTGCCTCCTTGGTATCCGATTCCAGAACAAGCTCCAAAATCATCTTGATTGCTCTATGACATGCCAGGAGCTCCGCCATCTTCAACTCAGTCACTTGCCATGAACATACCATGGTGGGTAGAACCACTCCTACACCGCCTTTATCCTAGAGTTACGACATTGCCCCGCCGGTGTTTGCTTTAAACCAACCCTCCTCCAGAGGTAACTAGTGTTCCTTCGGTGGCCTAGTCTTGGGTGCCACCTCTATGAGATTCGTCTCTTGCCATTCTTCAACATAGTGATAAATTTTGTTAGTGATCAAGATCGAAGGAATTATCTTCTCTCCTTTTCCTTTGTCTCATTCCTTGCCGGCCATAACCGGCACTGGAAAAAATAGCGTGCTATACCACCGCTAATAGAACGCTATAATGTATAGAGAATTGTCTCGTTAAATTGATCAGTATACAATGTCTCCCTAATAGCATGCTATAGCACGCTAATAAACATATTCTGAGAGACGACGCTGTTTTGTATAGCGCTTGATTTTTTCCTTGTACTGGTGGAGAGTTTGCGTCAATAATGCTGTTTTCCTACTCATTCACCTTCATAGTCCAATACAGGAACCAAAAAAAGAAGTTGCGTTGGAGAAGCATACGAGGGGAAGCAGTGAGAGGAGCAACAAGCAACGAACATGGTCCCGTGCTTATCACATGTGGGTAGGGGCAAAAAGAGTGTAAAACCAATTCCTCCCTACCATACGCAACGcaaaatacccccccccccccccccccacacacacacacacgcacacgcacatTGATTTTTCCTATATTCTAGATCAGATCCAACAATAAGGCCATTCCAAAGAGGCCTCCACACGGGGGAACCTTTATTCTTTTTTTTTTCAGGACTTCTGCCAcccgaagtgccaacaatcgtttGTGGGTGGTAGCCAATGAGAGTAAATAGCATAAACTGCTACAATCCGGACTAGGATTTCAAAAAACTATCGGTTTTTATTCTTTATGTTTCTCGTGAGATGTGCGCTTATAAAAATAACTGGTATTTCTATGATCCACTTTTAGCGACCCCTATGTTGATCTCTACCTAAACATGATCTCTTCTCTTTCCCACAGCTCATGCAACCTTTGATCAATGTCCTTGACCTCAACTAAAGTATCGGACATCTAGTCCCTCTCCTTAACTTCTGCTAGTTTGTCTCTCAGGCCTCTTAATTCTTTTTCGACTAACCCAAATCACATTGTGTCCCCACGATTGCATTCGCTCTGTAACATGTGACTACCTGTAGTCTGGAGGGCAGTGATACAGTCTGAAGGGAGATTGGTACCGGCGTATGTTGTACTCTTAATTTTACATGGATGTTGGATGATTTGAGCAACAAGCAATACATGAACATATGAAGAGTCCACAAAATcactaaggccttgtttggtactagggtTTTTGAGAAGATTGGTGGGGATAATTCCCAcagggattgggtgaaaccccaaccttcatTCAATCCCTTTAAATCCTCATTTATCCCCAATCCATTAGataggggtagtgtattgggtattgagaaaaatgcactagAATTTGGAGATTTATGGGGAATGTGAGGAtaaaacatgtcaaatacactagaaccaaatggtgttatgggatATGTGCGGATTTAGGGGTTTGATTGGGATAAACTCACTAATTCcttaaaatacactagtatcaaACAAGGCCCGAGGGAAGCGATTTGTTCAGGTTGACAGACTACCTATGATTCGTAAGACCGAAAAGAAAAGAGGCCCAAAGCCACCCGTGCCAGAGCACGTTGAAAGTCACCTGATGGTGACACTTCCAAATCAATGTCAACTCTATAGTACGTATGTTTTTGGAATCAATGTCAAATCACTGACAAACATTGTAAAGCCACCTGATGTAATTCCAAAAATGCAACCGATCCATAGGGCAGCTAACCATGATGTTTTTGGAATTACATACCAAATATTCCAATACAAATTTAAATGACTATAAATAGTAGGTAGATATAGATAGAAAGAAGGCCTAGACAAAACTAGTACTTAAAACATATGGACATAGACACAtaggccctgtttctttaaaaagtcctaagactttttttgtcccaactaaaaagtctctagtccttATCCGTTTCTTTcaaggactaaacatggactagaggtcattaaatgacatgcaaaaagaccatgttacccctagtaatatactagaagttattaaatgacatgctaaaagtaaggGCATTGTTgggaaaagagccaaaaaagtcccaaaaagtttctcccatagggacttcttcctttagtcccaaataccccttttagtccctaaaagtccccccTTTCTTTCACATGGAactaaaaaagattttttttagtccctacaccaaaaagtccctggaaagaAACACCCCCATAGTACCGTCGCGCCGAGGTGCCGCCAACGATGCTGCATACACATGAGTCAACCTAGAGAATCAAGAAAGTGAGAGTTGAACGAGCGCGCGTGATCCGGGTGCATGCACACGGACGCCTGCACTCCGCCGCTCTTGCCGGCGACCAACACCACCCGCCCGTCGGTCATGGTGACCAGCTCCGTCCTACTCGGTGCGCCCCACCCAAAGTCGGCCACCTCGTACGCCTTGAACCGCGTGGACCCGTTCATACCCACCAATCTGTCGAGTGGCACCCACGACACAATGTCCATCCAGTCCCAAAGGCCGAGCGGGTCCTCGGATGCTCGTCGGACCTCCCGCtgtatcgccgccgccgccgctgcgacACCGTCAGCCGCGAGGAGGTCCCGTGCCATGGCCTTGACGAGGCACCCGGTGATGCACGTCCCAAAGTAGTTCTCACTCACGGGAGGGTCGATGCCAGCTCTCCCGCGAcagtcgatgaagaagaagaggtagaCGTCGTGGTCGGAGGAGATGGCGGCCGGGTGCTTGGACCGGACGAAGGACGCCCAGGCGAGCGCCGCTATGGCTACAAAGCTGGACGACATGGGCGTGGTGGCCGCCTTCCCGGAGGTCATCTGGCCGGATATCCAGTGTTTCAGGTGGTGGATGTGCTTCGCGGTGATGGTGAACGTCCGACGAGGGAGTTTAATTGGAGCGCTGGGGAACAGGTTGGCGGCCTGCAATGCAATGAGTGTATGAGAATGTTAATTTGGTAGCGTTGCCAACATAAAGAAAGCAGTACTCCTCGGATGCATATTCTAGCGCTTtatcttaggccctgtttgttcgGGTTGAGGTCGAAATGACAAGCAAGTGAAGCTAGTAGAAGCTGAGAAACAACTGGAGCTGATATAAGCCGAGAAGACCAAATACTATGTTTTGAAACAGCTTTTAGAATGCCTGGCGAGCCTGTAGCAGGGTTTTTTCGGACGAGATTTTCTGAAACCAGTCAAAACCAGAAATTTGAGTAATACCCTACTTCTCCTAGGTGTTTTATATGGCCTCGTATGAAGAGTTTGAGTACAATGATACTCTGATGTTGTCTGGTCATGTCTAGATTCTCGACTTCTCGCCAAGCCTTGCCTAAGATGTGTGTGACGAGGCTATGCGCACATGACCTAGCCCTGTGAGTGACTTCCCTTATCCATCTCTTTGGTTTGAGCTTCTCTTTAATTGGTACAACGACATCAATTTTACTCGCAGCTGCCGCCTCCCAAGA harbors:
- the LOC123411873 gene encoding anthocyanidin 3-O-glucoside 6''-O-acyltransferase-like, with translation MPTVNIVEVDHVVASVPPPEDLVVRLSALDAPWVANPLIQRVLLFDDAGGQQHPPFDSLVGSLRASLASTLARLPPLAGRIVFLPSTGDAAIDCTGREGGGVRFAVAESDDADARRLAGDADHDVAAFEALVPKLEVGALPAEVLAVQVTRLKGGVAVGVALHHAVADGRSVWMFLQAWAAACRGDDAAVAAVAFDRAVVAIPGGEELARSTLRKYAPNLPLAANLFPSAPIKLPRRTFTITAKHIHHLKHWISGQMTSGKAATTPMSSSFVAIAALAWASFVRSKHPAAISSDHDVYLFFFIDCRGRAGIDPPVSENYFGTCITGCLVKAMARDLLAADGVAAAAAAIQREVRRASEDPLGLWDWMDIVSWVPLDRLVGMNGSTRFKAYEVADFGWGAPSRTELVTMTDGRVVLVAGKSGGVQASVCMHPDHARSFNSHFLDSLG